DNA from Paraburkholderia sp. BL10I2N1:
CTACGCGCCGCGCAGCCGATCGTACGCGGCATGTGTGGCGCGCTCGCCTACGCGCATGAGCGCGGCTTCGTGCACTGCGACTTCAAGCCTGCCAACGTGTTTCTCACCGATACGGGCGAAGTCAAGGTGATCGATTTCGGCATTGCGCGCGTCTTCCAGCGGCCGGAAGAGGAGAGCGACGCGACGGTATTCGACCCGGGCAGTCTCGGCGCGTTGACCCCCGCTTATGCCAGTCCGGAGATGCTGGAGCATCGCGAACCCGACCCACGTGACGACATCTACGCGCTGGGTTGCATCACCTATGAACTGCTGACCGGGCGGCATCCGTTCGACCGGCAGTCCGCCACCCAGGCGCGCGCCACGGGCCGCGTGCCGGAGCGGCCGGAAGGACTCGGCACGCGTCAGTGGCGGGCACTGCGCTCGGCACTGTCGTTCGACCGCAATACCCGCATGCCAACGGTTGCGCGTTTTCTCGAAGAATTCTGCGCGGAGGAGCGCCCGGCGAAAAAGACGGCGCCGCGTGTGAAGCGCGGCGCGCTCGTGAAGGCGGGCGTGGCAGGGATCGCCGTGCTGTGTGCGGCGGGTGTAGGCGTGTATGTGCATCATCGGGCGGCGCCGGGCGAAAATGGCGCGACGGCTCCGTCGTCGATGGCGTCGGGCACGTCCGTTCCTGCTTCCGATGTTCAGGGCGCGTCCGCTGCGCCCGAGACACTTACAGCGTCGGCCCCGGCATCAGCCGCACCTGGCGTCGAGGCGGCAACGCCAGCAACGCCGTCCGCGCCGCCGGCCGTCCAGCCGCCCGCGCCGCCGCCGCTGTCGCTGGCGGCCGTTACGCCGCTACTGGCGCAGGTGCCGTGTTCGGCACTGGTGGCCGATGTGCAGGGTCACGCATTGAAGGTGCGAGGATTCGTTGCGCAGCGATACGGTGCGACGCGTCTGAAGAATGACCTCAGCGCACTGCCCGGTGTCGAGTCACTGAACCTTGACGTCGAGCAGATCGCCGACGACAAGTGCGACGCGATCAAAACGTTCGCACCGTACTGGACACACAACTGGCAGGCCGGCCGCGTCGCCGCGCTGCATGTGCGGCCGCCCGATGCGCAATTGACCGCAGGCGATCCGCTCGTTGTCGACGTGACGACGCCCGGCTTCGATTCCTACGTCAATCTCGACTACTACGTGCTGGACGGCAGCGTCGTGCATATGGTGCCGGGCCCGCGGGCGAAGGACAACCAGGCTCCGCCGCACTATGCCGCGACGATCGGCAGCGCGGGCGACTGGACCATCTCGAAGCCGTTCGGAACGGAGATGGTCGTGCTGCTCATCACGCCCGTGCCGCTCTTCGACAGTCTGCGGCCCGAGAGCGAGTCGCGTGCCGACTATCTGCATGCGCTCGAAACGCGCCTTGGTCAGATCGCCAGCAAGTATGGGCAGGACCGCATCGTTGCCGATATTGCGCTGATCACGACGAAGGCGCGCACGCATTGAGCGTCGGGCGCCGTCGTCCGGCACCTCAGGCGCGTGATGACGCAGACGGGCTTTCACGTCAGATCCCTGACGACCCTGAAGCCGTTCTGCGACTGGCGCACGGTGGCGCTGTACTTGAAGCGCGTCGAGGTGAGCATGTAGTTCGCGCCTTCGCGCCACGAACCGCCACGGATCACGCGCATGTCGCAGCCTGGGATGTCCCACGTGCGGCCGTCGGCAGGGGCGTTCTGGTACGAGTTGTGCCAGCAATCGCTGACCCATTCCCATACGCCGCCGTTCATACCGTACAGGCCCCAGGGATTCGGCGCGAATGCGTCGACATTTTCCGGGCCTTCGGTGTGCCAGGGGTCGCCGCAATCCTTGCAGTTCGCGCTGCCCTTGCGCATCTGGTCGCCCCACCAGTATTTCGTCGTCGTGCCGCCTTTGTCCGCATACTCCCATTCCGCCTCGGTGGGTAGGCGGTAGGGCTTGCCGGTGACCTTGACCAGCCACTTGACGTACTGCTGCGCGTCGTCCCAGCTCAGATCGCGGGCGGGTGCATTTCTCGTCGTACTGTTCTCGCTGGAAAGCCGCGCGCAGGCTTTCGCATCCACGCAGGCGTCCCATTGTTCGACCGTCACCGGGTACTTGCCGATCGCGAAGGGCGCGCCGATCGTGACGCGATGCACCGGTTTTTCTGACGGGTCATCGGTGCTGCTGCCCATCATGAAAGAGCCCGCAGGCAATGCCACCATCACGGGGCAGGCCGCGCAGTCCTTGCTTTCGCTCGTGCCGGAGGCGTTGTTCACCGCTTTAGACTGAGGCGACGGGGGAGCAACCGGCGCCGGTGCTGCCGCAGACGGGGCCGGAGCGGGCGCCGGCGCAGGCGTAATCGCCCGTGGATGCTCCTGTGGCGGCGCGCCGGCAGATGCCGCTTGAGGCGCTTGCGTTGTAGTGGCTGGCGTTTGCGGCGCGAACGCTCGCAGCCGTTCGATGCGCGCGCGCGCAAGCGGCGCGAAACGGCCGTTCGGATAGGCCTTCAGATAGGCCTCGTAGTCACTCGGATAGGTGCTGTTCTTGATCGAGTCCCAGAACGTGATCTCGTATTGCTCGCTGCTGTCCTTCGGCAGTATCCCGCGACTATGCAGCGTGACGACCGCTTCGTCCGTGCCGTTCGATCGGGCGTCGGCGAGTAAGGCCGCATCCACCCGGCCGGAACCAGGCAGTGCGTCGTCTGAAAGCGATGACGCAACCCAGGGCCTCTGTTCGCCGTGCGTGACTTCGCGAACGTCAGCCGCGACACGCCGCAGCATGGTCGCGAGGTCGGCCGACGGCGCTGCTGCGAGCGTACGCAGCAGCGCACCCGTGTATACCCCATGACGCTTGCCATCTGCGGCAGATCCGCCCGGAGCAGCAGCGTAGGCAATCATCGTCCGGTCAGGGAGTGCGGCGGGGAACGGCGTCGCATCGGCGGCCTGGAACGGGTCGTTCAGGCACGTATCGAGTATCACCAGATTGAGCTTGTCAGGACGTGGCGCCGACATCGCGCGAAGCACGCTCGACAGTCCCATGCCGCTCTCCAGAAGAAGCGCGGGCGAACCCACATCGACGCCTGCCGGGACGAGCACCGCGTCGTTGGCCGCCTTGAAGCCGTGCCCACCGAAGTAGAAGACGCTTGTGCCGCCCGCGCGCAGGCGCCGGCCGAAATCGGCGAGCGCCTGTTTCATCTGCTGCGGCGTTGCGTTCGTGCGGAGGATCACGTCGAAGCCAAGCGCGCCGAGCGTGTCGCTCATGCTGCGGGCGTCGCGCGCCGCGTTAGGGAGCGCGCCGGCCGGATAGTCGTCGTTGCCGATCACGAGCGCGACGCGCGGGTTGTCCGCGTGAGCGGACGGCGCTGTGACCCGGGCAGTCGCAGCCACGGTTCGGGGGGCTGGCTGTGCCTCGACGCCGAGCCACGGTGCGAGGATTGCCCCGGCCATGCACACGAGCAGGAGTTTTCGCCACATATTCAAATCCTGTTTTGGTATGGATCGAACATCGGTATCCGTCGACGGGCAATTCGCTGTCGGTCACTGCCATGCGCGCGGCGAATCTCCGCGCAATCTGCATGCAGCGCCTCGAGGTCGTCATCAACAACGATAGCACGCAGTCAAGGCGTCAGAACGAGAACGAGAGTGGCGTATCTTTTTGGCAAGTTCCGTCCTAAGCTAAAGCACAAAGAACACAGCACTGATCGGGGTCTTTTACCGGTCGTTCCGACACGCACGTGTGCACACACCCGCCGCGAAGGTGTGGGAAGGCTCTTTGCACGAGAGGGGCGACCCGGACAATTCTTCGGGAGAAGGTGCAATGCAAAGAAGAACAATGCGCTGCAGGCTGGCCGCTCGCGTGAGTCCTGCTGGCACCACGGTAGTTGCCACTGTAGTCACCACGTTCATTGTCGCGGTTCTCGCCTCCCTGGTATGGGGTACGGCGCTGGCGGCCCCGCCAAGAACCCCGTCTCCGCCGAACGCGGAGGAATACATCATCTGGCCGGCCGACGGCACGGTGATCCATGGCGGCAAGCTGTGGGTGCGCATGGGGCTTCGCAACATGGGCGTCTGCCCTAAAGGCGTCGACTCCCCGAAAACCGGGCACCACCACCTGCTGATCGACACCGATCTGCCGCCGCTCGATCAGGAAATTCCATCGGATCGCAATCACCTGCATTTCGGCGCAGGCGAGACGGACGCGCGCATCGAACTGCCGCCTGGCAAGCACACGCTGCAGCTTTTGCTGGGCGACCAGAACCACGTGCCGCACGATCCACCGGTGTATTCGAAGAAGATCACCATCATCGTCAAAGCCAATTGACCCGCTTCGGTCTGTCAGGACGGGGAGCACACTCCATGCACAAGATTATCGTCGCCGCGGCGCTTGCCGCTCTGGCTTTCCTGAACTTCGCCTATGCGGGCACCACGCCGTCGCCCCCCGGCGCATATGCGTATATCGGCTATCCCAACGATGGCCAGGTCGTTCCCGCCAACAAGCCGTTTCGCGTATGGTTCGGGCTGCGCTACATGGGTGTCGCGCCCAAGGGCGTGAAGTTTCCAAATACCGGACACCACCATCTGCTGATCGACACCGACCTGCCGCCGATGGACCAGGAAATTCCCTCGGACCGCAACCATCTGCATTTCGGCGCGGGCGAAACGGAAACGATGATCGAACTGCCGCCCGGCAAGCACACGCTGCAGTTGTTGATGGGTGACGACAAGCACATCCCGCACAACCCGCCGGTCTATTCGAAGAAGATCACCGTCATCGCGAAGTGAGCGGGTAGATACCGGCTCATAGGCCTGCCCTGCAGTCAGGCGACCCTTCAATACATCTGCTCTCGCGTAGCTGCCTCGTCTTGCGCGACGTTCGGGCAGCTCGCGCGAAAAAGCCACTGTCTTCTCCAGCCCAACACCCTCGTGCGCGCTGTCTGGCGCAGCCCGTCACCGACGCACGGGCGCATCTTCCGGGCGCCGCCCGGGCTTCATCGGTGCGTGGTGACGTCCCAATGTCTTTAAGCCCAGGCGCGGTTTCTCCGGTGTCCGGCGTGCGCCTGGCACAGGCCATGCGTAAGTAACCTCCGGGCAGACAGCATTCTCGAATCCGAACGCAAGACCTGACCTTCCTTTCAGGAGAACCGGGATGAACACCCTGACGATCCAAGACCTCCACGTGACCGAAGAACTCGACATCGCCAGGATGCGCGCCGTACGCGGCGGCCTCATGCCGATCCCGTCGAACAACTTCGTGAACATCACGCCGATCAGTCTCGACACCAGCAAGAACGTCTTCGCCACGCAGTCCAACGGCACCGGCATCGACATGCTGATTTCCACCGGCACCGGCTCGGCGTTCCTGACCGACATCTACACGAAGTCGAATCCGTACGTGGATAACGGCAACAGCATCGCGCTTTAAATAGGATCGTTGCGGGGAGACCACCGCTCAGGCCTCGATGCCCCGGCGGACCGCAGCCCGAAGATAGCCCCGGCGCCGGACGACTACAGCACTGCGTCGTCCGGTAACCGTAAAAAGCAACCCGTAGCCAATCGTTCTTTCCACACGCCCCGCATCACGCACCAACACCCGCGCCCCCCTTTTTGCGCCGGTCTCGATGGAGATGCCGGACAGGACATGCTTTACTTGAAAGGCGCATTGCCGACATGTGGTGCAGCAGGGATTTACCGGAGAAAATCGTGTCAGCGTCGCTTCTTTCGATCGTCCGTCATGGCTGGCGCCTTGCGTCGGCGAACCGCTGCGCGACGGACGACGTGGACGGTGTGGCGAGCGTGGGACATCGTCATGCCGCAACGCGCGCGCTTGCCGCGGCGACGTTGTGCGCCTTAGTTCTCTGCGCCTGCGACGTCAGCATGCCGGTCTACAAGCGTCCTGATACGCCTGCCAAAGCGGGGTGGTCCGACAAAAGCGGCTCCGCCATCTCCGCCGCCGATACGATCGACCCGGAGTGGTGGAAGGGCTTTCACGACCCGTATCTGGATACGTTGATCGCAAAGGCGATCGCCGGCAACTTCGACATCAAGGTGCTGGCCGCCCGTATCGACGTCGCCGGGGCGCAGATCGGCGAGGCGCAGGCCGGCGCGCTACCGACCGTGGACGTCGGTGCCGGCGCCAATTTCCAGAAGACCAACGGCGCGCCGTTCCTGAAGCAGTACAACGTCGCCACCCAGGTCAACTGGGACATCGACATCTGGGGCAAGGTCGAGAAAGGCGTGCAGGCGCAGAAGGCCGAATACCACGCCACCGAGGCGGACTGGCGCGCGGGCTATCTCGAACTCGTGGCGGTTGTAGCGAGCACATATTTCCAGATCCTGCAGTTCGACGACCAGATCGAGCAGCAACAGAAAACCCTCGCCACCAACAGACAGATCCTCGCGATCTACGACGGTCAGAACCGCAATGGCCTGATCCCGAAGACCCAGGTGATGCGGCAGCAGGCAGAAATCAATCGTCTGACCAACGAGTTGCTGGAACTGCGCCGCTCGCGCGACGTGGCGAACAACGCGCTGTCGACGCTGATCGGCGTGCCCGCCGGCGAATTCACGCTGCCCACCGGCCATCTGCAGCAACGCGTGCAACAGCCGCCGGTGCCGGCTGGCCTGCCTGCGCAACTGCTGTCGCGGCGTCCGGACATCGTCGCGTCGGAACTGCGGGTGCTGGAAGCGTACAACCTCGTCGGCGAGGCGAAGCTCGCGCAGCTCCCGTCGATCAGCCTGACCGGTCACGCCGGCACCGCCAGTTTCGCGCTGACCGACCTGCTGAAGTCGTTCACGTATGGCTTCATGCCGAGCATCAACCTTCCGATCTTCGACCCCAGCGTGCGCGCGCATATCAAAACGACCCTGGCGCAAAGCACGGTCGCGGAGCAACAGTATCGAACCACGGTGATGGGTGCGTTCGAAGAAGTGGAAAACGCGCTCGTCAACCTGAACGCGCACAAACTGCAGCGCGTGGAACTGCAGCAGGAGGTCTCGCGCTTGCGCATGGTGGCCGACCAGATCGAATCGCAACTGCGCGAAGGCCTGGTGTCGCAGCTCGAAGTGTTCGAGACGGAACGCACGCTGCTGCAGGCGCAGCAGGACCTGCTCACCAATCATCAGCAGATTCTGTCCGATACCGTACTGCTCTATAAGGCGTTGGGTGGCGGCTGGCCATCCGTCGACGTGCAGGCGGAAGTAAAGGAGCACTGAGTTCACGCGCAGCCGCCTGCCTTGCAGGATGCGCGGCAGCATCACCCGTACCTGACAATTGACTACCGCCATGTGTGACTTACAATCTTTTAGTGACCGCCGGACGGGTGGTTCATTCGAACAGTGCTTGCTCGCCGCGATTCCCTCCAGCATTCCTCTGATGCTTTCGCAGCAGCGGGTAAACGATTAGTGATCCAGACAAATGACTCCCGGCGAAGCTTCGATTGCGGAGGTGAGAACGACACTGGACCCGGAGTTCGATGTCGTACTGGCGCCGGTGTCGCACCCGGCGCTCGGCGCGATACGGATCATCGACAGTCTGTTTGCGATCGGGCGCAGTGAGGCGCCGTTCGCGGACTATCCGCACGAGCTGCTCACACGGCTCTCGCGCCGCCATGCGCGCATTTTCACGGAGCATGGTGCCGTTTACGTCGCGGACCTCGACAGCAAGAACGGTACGACAGTCAACGGCAAGAGCGTGCGTCAGACGCCCAGCCGTGTGCGCGCCGGCGATGAACTCTGTTTCGGCGGCGAACTGAAATACCGGGTCGGCGTCGAGCCGCGCGCGCGTATCGTCGCGGCGGCCCAGACCGCGCCGCACGTCGCGCTCGTGCTCGTGCCGCAGCGCGACGACCTCGGCCTCCAGCCCATCGATGTCAGGGCGTTTCCGTTTCTCGTCAGCAAGACCGACGAGATTTTCGCGCGCTACAAGGATCGCTATCCGCACCAGGTCAATTACATCTCACGACGCCATGCGCATATCTTCCTGAAGGCGGGTGACCTGTACGTGGAGGACCTCGGCAGCACGAACGGTACATTCGTCGACGGAAAGCGGCTCGACGAGACGGCCCATGCGCTCTCGGAAGGCGACGTCGTTGCATTCGGCGGCGACCATTTCGTCTACAGGGTGGAACTGCAGAAAGAGCCTGAATTTGAGCCGACCGTGACCCAGATGATTTCAACGCCGCCGATCGACGACTTCGACGCCGACAAGACGACGTTTGTCGGCGCCGCGCATTCGTTCCTCGACATTTTCTGCGTCGACCGGGCGCTGCAGCGCGAGGACGAAGTCAACGAGGCGGCGCAGCCGGCCGCGGAGGCCGCCGGGCGCAACGGGCAAACCGATCGCCCGACCCATGCCAACCGCGCGGGCAGCCGCATGAGCCGTACGCAGCGCCGGTGGCGCCTGCTCTTCGGCGAACTCACGCGCGCCTTCGCCGGCGACCAGCGCACCACGGTTCCGCGAACGGCATGGTGGGGGCTCGCGGGCGTCGCGCTGCTGGTCGTGGTCGCCGTGGCGATGTATATGCGGAACGCGTCCGAGCGCGAACTGAAGAATCTGCTCGCAACCGGCGACTATGGCCAGGCGATCGCCGTCGCGAACGACTATCTGGGCCGTCATCCGGCTGACGAGCACATCAGGGCGCTCGCCAGCGAAGCGTTGCTGAAGGCGAAGGTTCCAGGCTGGCTCGCCGCGCTGCAGGCGCGCGAGTTCGGCCGCGCCGATGCGTTGATCGCCCAGATGAAAGCGTTGAGCCAGCCGAACGCCGACGCTGCATCACTCGTCGGCGAACTGCGGTGGGTGGGAGATCTGGAGCGCTTTTTCGTCGGCCGGGGAGGGGTGGATGCGCCGATCCGGATCTATGCGGACGAGGACCGGATCAACAGCCTCCTGAAGCGCTGGGAGGACGACGCGAAGAGCCACCAGCGCGCGCTCGACCGGATCGCGTCGTACGCGCCCGAGTTTGTCGAGCCGTACGCGCTCGCCATGAGCCACCTGCGCAAGCTCGAAAGCGACGATTCGGTGTACGTCGCCGCGATCGACCGGCTCAATGCCACGATCGACACAGAACTGGGACGGGATAAACCCGATGCGCTGCCCGCTGCGCTGGACGACTACGCGCAGCGCTATCCACGCCTCGCCGGTCTCGATCGGGTGCGCGAAGATCTGCGGCAGTACATGGCCGTACTGAACGAAGCCACCGCTCGCCGTCTTGTGCCGTTGCTGGCTTTGCTCAGGAAAGTGCGCTTCACGACGCCGCCGTTCCAGGCGCACTTTCGGCAACTGGCCGCCACCCGCCTGCCTTCGGCGGATGTGATCGCCCGCCACGACGCAGCGTCGGCTGCCTGGCAGCGCGGCGACGGACACGCGGCGCTGACGGATCTGCAGGCGATACCGGCGGGCCCATGGTCCGATGTGCTTGCCGCCGAGCAGGCGCACAAGAAAGCCCTCTTCGACCAGTTCAGCGACCTGCAGAAGACCCGCGGCACGAAGGACTACGACGAGCGGCTCCTGTCGTTCTACGCAGGACTCGATCCGGCGGAGGACGCCTGGTTCGTTCATGCCATCCAGTCTGACGTCGCCGCGCTGCGCGACAAGGCGCTCTCGCGTGCGCAGGATCTGCTCACGCGCGCGCAGGGTCTGTGGCGTCAGTATCGGGCGAACGGCGCGATCGGCGGCACGCAGCGGCTCGAGTCGGGCATCTCCGAGGGGTTCCGCAGCCAGGCGCGGCTCCTGACCGAGGCGCAGACGCTCGCGCATCAGGGCATGCGCATCTACACGCAGCTCAAGGCAGACCACGCGTCCGACTGGGACCAGCTGGTCGACGACGTCGACGCCGAAGCAGAGCTGCAACGCCGCTCGCTGGAGGAGTTGCGCATGGTCCTCGAACCTGCGCTGCTGAAGTCGAAGCTGGCACTCATCGGAGGCAACAGCGGTGAAGCGCGACAATCACCTTAAGCCGCTATCCGAAGCGCTGGAAGATCACAGCGCGGAAGGCATCGCGATCCTCACCGCCGAGCCGGTCCGGATGGCGTATGCCCTCGTGCTGACGATGGTGGCGCTGGTCGTGGCCGGACTGCTGTGGTCGTTCATCGGCCGCGCGGATGTGATCGTGAGCGCGCAGGGCACGCTCGCGCCGGAGTCGGACGTGCGACGTATCTACGCGCCCATCGACGGCGAACTGGCGGACCTGTATATCGCCGAAGGCCAGCCGGTGTCGAAAGGTGATGTGCTCGCGAGACTGAACGCGCGGGGTGCGATCGAAGCGGCGACCAACGCGCTGCAGGCGCAGTTGAAGCTCGACGACGCCGAGCGCGAATGGAAGCAGTTTCCGGAGCAGAAGGCGCTGATGGAACGCAAGGCGGCGGCCTTGAAGGAACAGATCGAGGTCGAATCGAAGCTGCACGAGAACCGCATTTCCGAAGGCACGACGAAGCTCGCAGAAGGGCAGAAAGCCGAACTGGAGCAGGCGCGCAGCGAACTCGAAAACGCCCGCCGGCTGCGCGACGCGGCACGCCAGGAACTCGACAGCTACTCACGGCTCTTCGCGCAGCCGGGCGGCGGCGGTGTCGCGGAACTGCAGGTCGAAGCGAAGAAAACTGCGTATCTGCAGGCGGACAATGCGTACCGTGTCGCGCAGTCGAAACTCGCGGAACTGGATTTCCGCCTGAGCCACGAATATGCGCAGGCGAATGCGCAGCTCGAAACCAGCGGCCAGCAAGCCACCAATCTGCAGATCCAGTACGACGCGGCCACGCGCGAGATCGCGAACGCCGAAGACAAGCTGCGCCTGCAGGTTCAGACCGCGCGGCTGGTGGCCGACGCCGCCGCGCGCATCCGCTTCGAGAACATCGACAAGGACAATTTCCTGCTGATTCTCGCACCGACTTCCGGTGTCGTGACCGACGTGACGACCACCCAGCCTGGCGATAAGATCCAGGCCAACGCGCCCCTAGGCGGTATCGCGCCGAAGGATGCGCGTCCCGTGCTGAAGATCGAGATCGCCGAGCGCGATCGCGCGTTCCTGCACGAAGGCCTGCCGGTGAAGATGAAGTTCAGCGCGTTTCCCTACCAGCGCTATGGGCTTATCAGCGGCACGCTCGCTTATATTTCGCCCGCGACCAAGCCGTCTGTGCAGGACAAGCAGCCAGTCTACGAAGGGCGCGTCACACTTGAGCGCAACTATTACCAGATCGCCGAAAACAGGTATCCGTTGCGATACGGGATGACGGCGAGCGCGGAGATCGTCGTACGCGAGCGGCGCCTGATCGATCTGGGGCTCGACCCGTTCAGGCAACTCGCCGGATGAGCGGCGTGCCGATGCAATGCGAGCGCCAGGTCGTGCGATGTGATGGAGCGAACCGAACCGGAAGCGAACCGGAACCGAACCGGAACCGAACCGGAACCGAACCGGAGCCGAACCGGAGCCGAACCGGAGCCGAACCGGAGCCGAACCCCAAGGCCGCACGCGCATGCAAGCCCCGGCGTGCGGGCCGGAGAATGCCAACCTGAGGAGCGGATGAGATGACCGCGATTGTACGAATCGATGAAGAAGTCGTGGACGTCGCCGAATTCATACGTCTACTGAAACTGACCGGCCAGTTCGAGAGCCTGATCGAGCAACTCGTGCGCGACAAGCTCACCGTGCACGCCGCGAAGAAGCAGGGCATCACCGTATCGGCGGAACAGATCCAGGAACGCGCGGATCAGTTTCGCCGGGTGCGTGGGCTGCACCGCGCTACCGATATGAACCAGTACCTCGATGCGCTCGGCGTGAGTCTGGACGAATTCGAGGTGTTCATCACGGACGGCCTGTATCAGGAACGCATGCTCGACCAGGTGAGCAACCAGGCGGCGATCGAGGAGTACTTCTCGCTGAACTCGCCGAAGTTCGATGCAATCGAGGTCAGCCACATCGTGCTCGATAGCGAGGGCAAGGCGAAAGAAATGATCTCATACCTGCACGACGATCCGGAGAGCTTCGCCGACATGGCGCGCGAACATTCGATCGCGGATACGCGCGAGTCGGGCGGCGTGATCGGCAAGGTGCTGCGCGGCTCGCTCAAGCCGGACATCGAGGCGAAGATCTTCAATGCGGCGGTCGGCGATCTGCTCGGGCCGTTTCCGTCGCCGGACCGTTCCTGCTATGAGATTTTCGCGGTCACGGCCAAATATCCGGCGAAGCTCGACGAAGATGTCGCCGCCGAAGTGAAGCGTTTGTTGCGCGAGGGATGGCTGATTGCGCGCGCACAGGAGCATGTCATCGAGGCGCGCTAGCGCCTGAGGCAGGCTGAAACAATCCACGGCACCTGGGCCCGTGCAGGCTCAGGACGCACGACGCACAGCACGCGCCAACGTCGAGGTTCGCAAGCACATGGACGCACCCCAGACATCTCCGTCCGCGGCGGAGTTTCTGTCATCGGTCGAGATCCTGTCGCCATTTTCGCGCGAGGAACTCGAACGCATGGCGGAGCATGCGCAAAGCCGCTTCTACTCATTCGGCGAGACGGTGTGCAATGCGGGCGAGCCGGCGGAAGGACTCTTTATCGTCAAGTCGGGCTCGGTGCGCATCTTTACCGAGGAGCACGGCAAGGAAATCAGCATGGGCGTGCGCAAGACGGGCGAGATCTTTGCCGATATCGCGATGCTGCGCACCTATGTGCATGAATCGTCGGTGCGGGCCTCGGCAAAAACCGAACTGCTGTTCATACCGCGCGCAGCGATCGGACCGGTGATTGGCGGCAACCAGGTCGCACTAGCGTTCGTCGCGAGCTATGTGGCGATCAGTTCCGCGGGCGGGTTCGTTGCGCAACTGTTCGATCTGCGCGGCAAGCTCAACAAGGCCGAGCTGGAAGAATACGTGCGCAGCGTCGGCGTGAAGCGGGTCAGCGCGGGCAAGGAAATCCTCAAGCAGGATTCGCGTGAAGACCGACGGCTCTACGTCGTGCGGCAGGGCGAAGTGCGGATCGTGCGGCGCGACGACGACAAGGACTACACGCTCGCGACCCTGGGCGAAGGTGAGATCTTCGGCGAGAAGGCCTGCCTGATGCGCCAGGAGCAGATGGCTTCGGTCATCGCGACTGCCGACACGCGGCTGCTCGTGATCCCTGAGCGAACCGTCCATTTCATCCTGGAGCGCAATCCGAAACTTCGCGAAGTGCTCGAAGAACGGATTCGCTATTCCGACCGCGAACTCGAACGCCAGAAGCGGATCGAGCAGCGGCGCAAGCTGCCGTTGACGCTCGACCTTCACACGAAGCCCGAGTTCGGCGAGAAGGTCATCAAGCGGTTTGCGTTCGTCGAGCAGGCCGAGGAGATGGATTGCGGCGCGGCCTGTCTCGCGATGGTGTGCAGGCACTACAGCATCCCCATGACGCTCGGCAAACTGCGCGAACTTGCCAACGTGACGACACAGGGCGCGACGCTCGACAGCCTCGCGCGCGCCGGAGAGTCGCTCGGCTTTACGGCGCGCGGCGTGCAATGCACGTTCGATGCGCTACGCGGCTTCGATCTGCCGTTCATCGTGCACTGGGAGGGCTATCACTACATCGTGGTGTATGGCCT
Protein-coding regions in this window:
- a CDS encoding SUMF1/EgtB/PvdO family nonheme iron enzyme, encoding MWRKLLLVCMAGAILAPWLGVEAQPAPRTVAATARVTAPSAHADNPRVALVIGNDDYPAGALPNAARDARSMSDTLGALGFDVILRTNATPQQMKQALADFGRRLRAGGTSVFYFGGHGFKAANDAVLVPAGVDVGSPALLLESGMGLSSVLRAMSAPRPDKLNLVILDTCLNDPFQAADATPFPAALPDRTMIAYAAAPGGSAADGKRHGVYTGALLRTLAAAPSADLATMLRRVAADVREVTHGEQRPWVASSLSDDALPGSGRVDAALLADARSNGTDEAVVTLHSRGILPKDSSEQYEITFWDSIKNSTYPSDYEAYLKAYPNGRFAPLARARIERLRAFAPQTPATTTQAPQAASAGAPPQEHPRAITPAPAPAPAPSAAAPAPVAPPSPQSKAVNNASGTSESKDCAACPVMVALPAGSFMMGSSTDDPSEKPVHRVTIGAPFAIGKYPVTVEQWDACVDAKACARLSSENSTTRNAPARDLSWDDAQQYVKWLVKVTGKPYRLPTEAEWEYADKGGTTTKYWWGDQMRKGSANCKDCGDPWHTEGPENVDAFAPNPWGLYGMNGGVWEWVSDCWHNSYQNAPADGRTWDIPGCDMRVIRGGSWREGANYMLTSTRFKYSATVRQSQNGFRVVRDLT
- a CDS encoding serine/threonine protein kinase, producing MASLAHVIRDFQNGGLSRDEFVAQLDSTLTTEGLSSARLLEILGEAHTRIPLPSDLYAEVRRRIEQLPVSNLAAGGEETRVLTATEHMPSLTSGIAAPPPGLDQIKGTGDTLNNRFVLEECLGVGGMGTVYKALDLRKLEASDRKPYLAIKVLNVQFRGNPKSLIALQREARKAQVLAHRNIVTVYDFDRDGAIVYLTMEYLSGKPLSQILRSEDFKGMPLRAAQPIVRGMCGALAYAHERGFVHCDFKPANVFLTDTGEVKVIDFGIARVFQRPEEESDATVFDPGSLGALTPAYASPEMLEHREPDPRDDIYALGCITYELLTGRHPFDRQSATQARATGRVPERPEGLGTRQWRALRSALSFDRNTRMPTVARFLEEFCAEERPAKKTAPRVKRGALVKAGVAGIAVLCAAGVGVYVHHRAAPGENGATAPSSMASGTSVPASDVQGASAAPETLTASAPASAAPGVEAATPATPSAPPAVQPPAPPPLSLAAVTPLLAQVPCSALVADVQGHALKVRGFVAQRYGATRLKNDLSALPGVESLNLDVEQIADDKCDAIKTFAPYWTHNWQAGRVAALHVRPPDAQLTAGDPLVVDVTTPGFDSYVNLDYYVLDGSVVHMVPGPRAKDNQAPPHYAATIGSAGDWTISKPFGTEMVVLLITPVPLFDSLRPESESRADYLHALETRLGQIASKYGQDRIVADIALITTKARTH
- a CDS encoding efflux transporter outer membrane subunit, with the translated sequence MGHRHAATRALAAATLCALVLCACDVSMPVYKRPDTPAKAGWSDKSGSAISAADTIDPEWWKGFHDPYLDTLIAKAIAGNFDIKVLAARIDVAGAQIGEAQAGALPTVDVGAGANFQKTNGAPFLKQYNVATQVNWDIDIWGKVEKGVQAQKAEYHATEADWRAGYLELVAVVASTYFQILQFDDQIEQQQKTLATNRQILAIYDGQNRNGLIPKTQVMRQQAEINRLTNELLELRRSRDVANNALSTLIGVPAGEFTLPTGHLQQRVQQPPVPAGLPAQLLSRRPDIVASELRVLEAYNLVGEAKLAQLPSISLTGHAGTASFALTDLLKSFTYGFMPSINLPIFDPSVRAHIKTTLAQSTVAEQQYRTTVMGAFEEVENALVNLNAHKLQRVELQQEVSRLRMVADQIESQLREGLVSQLEVFETERTLLQAQQDLLTNHQQILSDTVLLYKALGGGWPSVDVQAEVKEH
- a CDS encoding DUF4399 domain-containing protein — protein: MHKIIVAAALAALAFLNFAYAGTTPSPPGAYAYIGYPNDGQVVPANKPFRVWFGLRYMGVAPKGVKFPNTGHHHLLIDTDLPPMDQEIPSDRNHLHFGAGETETMIELPPGKHTLQLLMGDDKHIPHNPPVYSKKITVIAK
- a CDS encoding DUF4399 domain-containing protein; translated protein: MQRRTMRCRLAARVSPAGTTVVATVVTTFIVAVLASLVWGTALAAPPRTPSPPNAEEYIIWPADGTVIHGGKLWVRMGLRNMGVCPKGVDSPKTGHHHLLIDTDLPPLDQEIPSDRNHLHFGAGETDARIELPPGKHTLQLLLGDQNHVPHDPPVYSKKITIIVKAN